A part of Chlorocebus sabaeus isolate Y175 chromosome 28, mChlSab1.0.hap1, whole genome shotgun sequence genomic DNA contains:
- the CCL26 gene encoding C-C motif chemokine 26 yields MVGLSVASAVILASLLSLHLGTATRGTDIAKTCCFQHSHKSLPWTRVQSYEFTSNSCSQQAVIFTTKRGKKVCTNPKKKWVQRYISLLKTQKQL; encoded by the exons ATGGTGGGCCTGTCCGTGGCCTCTGCTGTGATCCTGGCGTCGCTCTTGAGTCTCCACCTTGGAACTGCCACAC GTGGGACTGACATAGCCAAGACATGCTGCTTCCAACACAGCCACAAGTCCCTTCCCTGGACCCGGGTGCAAAGCTATGAATTCACCAGTAACAGCTGCTCCCAGCAGGCTGTAAT ATTCACTACCAAAAGAGGCAAGAAAGTCTGTACCAATCCAAAGAAAAAATGGGTGCAAAGATACATTTCTTTATTGAAAACTCAGAAACAATTGTGA